One Hordeum vulgare subsp. vulgare chromosome 4H, MorexV3_pseudomolecules_assembly, whole genome shotgun sequence DNA window includes the following coding sequences:
- the LOC123447373 gene encoding uncharacterized protein LOC123447373, protein MLPLAAARACLSSPAPPPRPPSRAAPLSPLLRHRSTATQPKPARPHLLRPLGAAAGAGAPGASSRPARDRVIDFGKYKGQMLGTLPPSYLRWVVAELDYGDTLVWARLAREVLDDPVYVDRVEWEHAHRFLRGDSKFDYVYDDDGDGPLQEMAERFGWDLSDEDGWGRLDFRLLGTSYGGRIPRKADRRQSTGSGNRSPRGGSALLDDGAAGLDGPMGKRDERRERMRTRREEQVRTAKLDVLGVNAGAPRKARIGAAAKKDILGLGRGGERAAPGKGGEGGSPFPGRQAFLDKVRKLKGDDS, encoded by the coding sequence ATGCTCCCGCTCGCCGCCGCAAGGGCCTGCCTTTCCTCCCCGGCGCCGCCGCCAAGACCCCCATCCCGAGCGGCGCCTCTCTCCCCCCTTCTCCGTCACCGCTCCACCGCGACGCAGCCCAAGCCCGcccggccccacctcctccgtccGCTCGGGGCCGCAGCGGGCGCCGGCGCGCCGGGCGCGTCGTCGCGGCCCGCGAGGGACCGCGTGATCGACTTCGGCAAGTACAAGGGCCAGATGCTGGGCACGCTGCCGCCGTCCTACCTGCggtgggtggtggcggagctcgACTACGGGGACACGCTGGTCTGGGCGCGCCTGGCGCGCGAGGTGCTCGACGACCCCGTCTACGTCGACCGGGTCGAGTGGGAGCACGCGCACCGCTTCCTCCGCGGCGACTCCAAGTTCGACTACGtctacgacgacgacggcgacgggccGCTCCAGGAGATGGCCGAGCGCTTCGGCTGGGACCTCTCCGACGAGGACGGCTGGGGCCGCCTCGACTTCCGCCTCCTCGGGACCTCCTACGGCGGCCGCATCCCGAGGAAGGCGGACCGGCGCCAGAGCACCGGCAGCGGCAACAGATCCCCCCGCGGCGGCAGCGCCCTGTTGGATGACGGGGCGGCTGGCCTGGACGGCCCGATGGGGAAGAGGGACGAGAGGAGGGAGCGGATGCGGACGAGGAGGGAGGAGCAGGTGAGGACGGCCAAACTGGACGTGCTCGGCGTGAACGCCGGCGCACCGAGGAAGGCCCGCATTGGAGCGGCGGCAAAGAAGGACATCCTGGGGCTGGGGCGCGGTGGCGAGAGGGCGGCGCCGGGGAAAGGCGGCGAGGGAGGTAGCCCGTTCCCCGGCCGGCAAGCGTTCCTCGACAAGGTCAGGAAGCTCAAGGGCGATGATAGCTAG